A genomic region of Cannabis sativa cultivar Pink pepper isolate KNU-18-1 chromosome 1, ASM2916894v1, whole genome shotgun sequence contains the following coding sequences:
- the LOC115704438 gene encoding phenylacetaldehyde oxime monooxygenase CYP71AN24-like has product MQYPMLFPISIFFVSLIILFTRFRSRTKFNLPPSPPRLPLIGNLRLLRTHPHHSLRTLLAKYGPLMLLQMGQVPTLVVSSSEMVKEIVKKHDVVFSDRPKTSAADIFCYGDQDVGFAPYGEYWRQARKICVLELLSHKRVQQFHLVRKEETDVLSFVEENGRSKFGELTRKVMEDFEAFSLGDFFPRKYLSWIDVVTGFTELDLQWGYGFLFEISGKEQGGGRESPFMSTTFIGAFGQMRQQSRIPYTEWGVRQVVGSFGGALGGEWRSFGLLDR; this is encoded by the exons ATGCAATATCCCATGCTCTTCCCCATCTCTATTTTCTTCGTCTCTTTAATCATTTTGTTCACACGCTTTAGATCACGTACCAAATTCAACTTACCACCGTCACCGCCGAGGTTACCACTGATCGGTAACCTTCGTCTTCTCAGAACCCACCCGCACCATTCACTCCGAACACTCTTAGCCAAATATGGCCCATTAATGCTCTTGCAAATGGGCCAAGTCCCAACCCTTGTGGTCTCATCTTCAGAAATGGTGAAAGAGATCGTTAAGAAGCACGACGTCGTTTTCTCTGACAGACCCAAAACCTCCGCCGCCGACATCTTCTGTTACGGCGATCAAGATGTGGGCTTTGCTCCTTATGGTGAGTATTGGAGACAAGCCAGGAAAATTTGTGTTCTCGAACTCTTGAGTCACAAAAGGGTTCAACAATTTCACTTGGTGAGGAAAGAAGAGACTGATGTTTTG AGTTTTGTGGAAGAAAATGGTAGGAGCAAATTTGGAGAGCTGACTAGAAAGGTCATGGAAGATTTTGAGGCTTTTAGCCTTGGGGATTTTTTCCCTAGAAAATATTTGAGTTGGATTGATGTTGTTACGGGGTTTACAG AGCTTGATTTGCAATGGGGCTATGGTTTTTTGTTTGAGATTTCTGGGAAAGAGCAGGGAGGCGGAAGGGAAAG CCCCTTTATGTCGACAACTTTCATCGGCGCATTTGGCCAAATGCGCCAGCAAAGTCGCATTCCTTATACTGAGTGGGGAGTTCGACAGGTGGTGGGTTCTTTCGGAGGTGCCTTAGGTGGGGAATGGCGAAGCTTTGGGCTTCTTGATCGATAA